A region from the Penaeus monodon isolate SGIC_2016 chromosome 17, NSTDA_Pmon_1, whole genome shotgun sequence genome encodes:
- the LOC119583945 gene encoding dickkopf-related protein 3-like has product MKLAILLLMAGCWATPCTAQGLSWLFKRLYKTSRHNTRDLSDNRYTSHQVTIGQPYNFYQHLRLCTNDRVCGRGQFCDQHYGVCRDHMTEGQECRGDAMCEAGYDCMFGLCQKRIKRGREGARCRKERDCGAGMCCARRHGEQVCQRRLPLGHKCYVPEGGLDYSMNQVCPCESGLVCKYTAEQPPSKHQLIALMSASEDMRCAAPSYRVD; this is encoded by the exons ATGAAGTTGGCTATCCTCCTCCTGATGGCGGGATGCTGGGCGACCCCATGCACGGCACAAGGACTTTCCTGGCTCTTCAAACGCCTCTATAAAACAAGCCGCCATAACACACGTGACCTCAGCGACAACCGTTACACCTCCCATCAAGTGACGATAGGTCAACCCTACAACTTTTATCAGCACTTG CGTCTTTGCACCAACGACCGCGTGTGTGGCCGTGGGCAGTTCTGCGACCAGCACTACGGCGTGTGTCGGGACCACATGACGGAGGGACAAGAGTGTCGTGGTGACGCCATGTGTGAGGCCGGATACGACTGCATGTTCGGCCTGTGCCAAAAGCGCATCAAGCGTGGGCGTGAGGGCGCCAGGTGTCGCAAGGAGCGTGATTGTGGAGCAGGGATGTGCTGCGCCCGTCGTCATGGAGAGCAGGTGTGTCAGCGGCGTCTGCCGTTGGGCCACAAGTGCTACGTACCTGAGGGCGGCCTCGACTACTCCATGAACCAAGTTTGTCCGTGCGAGAGCGGCCTTGTGTGCAAATACACGGCTGAACAGCCTCCTTCCAAGCACCAGCTCATCGCCCTCATGTCGGCCTCAGAGGACATGCGCTGCGCAGCGCCCTCTTACCGCGTCGACTGA
- the LOC119583398 gene encoding dickkopf-related protein 3-like, with the protein MKLAVFLLMVCCLATSCTAQGLSWLFRRLHKVGRHNIRDLSGAHHTSHQVTTDQPLNFYQHLRLCTNDRVCGRGQFCDQHYGVCRDHMTEGQECRGDAMCEAGYDCMFGLCQKRIKRGREGARCRKERDCGAGMCCARRHGEQVCQRRLPLGHKCYVPEGGLDYSMNQVCPCESGLVCKYTAEQPPSKHQLIAVISASEDMRCAAPSYRVH; encoded by the exons ATGAAGTTGGCTGTCTTCCTCCTGATGGTGTGCTGCCTTGCGACCTCATGCACGGCACAAGGACTTTCCTGGCTCTTCAGACGCCTCCATAAAGTAGGTCGCCATAACATCCGTGACCTTAGTGGCGCCCATCACACCTCCCATCAAGTAACGACTGATCAACCCTTAAACTTTTATCAACACTTG CGTCTGTGCACCAACGACCGCGTGTGTGGCCGTGGGCAGTTCTGCGACCAGCACTACGGCGTGTGTCGGGATCACATGACGGAGGGACAAGAGTGTCGTGGTGACGCCATGTGTGAGGCCGGATACGACTGCATGTTCGGGCTGTGCCAAAAGCGCATCAAGCGTGGGCGTGAGGGTGCCAGGTGTCGCAAGGAGCGGGATTGTGGAGCAGGGATGTGCTGCGCCCGTCGTCATGGAGAGCAGGTGTGTCAGCGGCGTCTGCCCTTGGGCCACAAGTGCTACGTACCTGAGGGCGGCCTTGACTACTCCATGAACCAAGTTTGTCCGTGTGAGAGCGGCCTTGTGTGCAAATACACGGCTGAACAGCCTCCTTCCAAGCATCAGCTCATCGCCGTCATATCGGCCTCTGAGGACATGCGCTGCGCAGCGCCCTCTTACCGTGTCCACTGA